The Salvia miltiorrhiza cultivar Shanhuang (shh) chromosome 1, IMPLAD_Smil_shh, whole genome shotgun sequence genome has a window encoding:
- the LOC131005451 gene encoding protein CASPARIAN STRIP INTEGRITY FACTOR 1-like, whose protein sequence is MSSIHFKKISLLFLIISAALFSTSFAGRVRKSMVSKAVSTSYEDSESWEAVRHDEESEIHDRVLKVKTNDYGRYDPAPAFVKPPFKLIPN, encoded by the exons ATGAGCTCCATTCATTTCAAGAAAATCAGCCTCCTTTTCCTCATCATTTCTGCAGCTCTTTTTTCTACTTCTTTTGCAG GCCGAGTGCGTAAATCAATGGTGTCAAAGGCAGTGAGCACAAGTTATGAG GATTCAGAATCGTGGGAGGCAGTAAGGCACGATGAAGAGAGTGAGATACATGACAGAGTTCTGAAAGTGAAAACAAATGATTATGGAAGATATGATCCTGCGCCAGCTTTCGTTAAGCCTCCTTTCAAACTCATTCCCAACTAA